GAAAGTGATTATTAACGGCAATTTGGGATTAATGCCATTTGTTAGGGGTAAATGTCATTTTTCCCAAAACCTCATTAATCTATGCATTGGTTTGCTTTTTTTTGATTATCAATGCTTTTATTCTATTTCTTGCTACCGATTTAACGCAGAGTCATTCAACAACCGTTTAGGGGGAAAATGCAGAACTTTGGTTAATTAGTTTGATTTTAACGCTTCTTTAAGTTTAATTACATACTGACGCGAGACCGGAATTTCTTGTGGATAATCAAAAAGGCTCAGGTTTAGCCCGTCGGTACCCCGCGAAACTTTTTTAATGTAGTTTTTATTTACCATGCACGACCGATGGCAACGAATAATTTCGGGATAGTTTTTTAGCAGGCTTTCGGTTGATTTCATGGTGTTGCGAATTAGTTTCTTTTTCACTTCTTCGTTTTGTTTGTAAATCACCTCAATGTAATTATTGGCTGATTTTATGAGTATTACCTGTTCGAGAAAAAGGGTAAAATATTCAGTTTTATTTTCCGATTCGAATTCAATTTCAGCGGGTACTTCAACCGGTTCTGTTGCGTTGGGCTCGTTATTGGCGGTTTCCAATTGCTGTACCTTCTTTTTCAACAGGTAAAACTGGTTAGTAAGAACAACAACTGCGGCTGCTGTAATTGAAATAATTACAATGTTTATCACAATCGGAAAGGTCATTGGTATTCGTCCAACGTAGCGGGCAAAAAACGAAAACGCAACCGAGTTAAAAATTACAAATATCAAATCGATAATAATTTC
Above is a genomic segment from uncultured Draconibacterium sp. containing:
- a CDS encoding LytTR family DNA-binding domain-containing protein translates to MLNSLNKKYPFNDNLKVNTRSISSVSLGIFLFLLFFQPFEVQNPDFNNRLIILATFGAITLVLLCISRLVIPSIFTRAFSEERWTIKKEIIIDLIFVIFNSVAFSFFARYVGRIPMTFPIVINIVIISITAAAVVVLTNQFYLLKKKVQQLETANNEPNATEPVEVPAEIEFESENKTEYFTLFLEQVILIKSANNYIEVIYKQNEEVKKKLIRNTMKSTESLLKNYPEIIRCHRSCMVNKNYIKKVSRGTDGLNLSLFDYPQEIPVSRQYVIKLKEALKSN